From a region of the Colias croceus chromosome 14, ilColCroc2.1 genome:
- the LOC123697303 gene encoding uncharacterized protein LOC123697303: protein MFVKLYISLLFGLVSSQLNGEFWWLNEKVAQLYNIEPPHPMFDDVSEFDTDESVKIIFRDADVSIEANEDIEKPPNISNNSTENMTLNIYFQDQSSLAKPISLTINDNLSDKLTSEDSNKSSNDEVVPTPINNFSSTPPALLNKDHNEDVLNFVFPDDNALEWDDKTEFDSTQINGLTTNKPDPTTTSFKNDNKLMDSESICTFITTVVCLKRRGNPYSFNGRPLSQQKVSDDQVICCILPIKAYDASRILFPNMEIKKYKRFKRSNTDTENSALKQRNALMRRKYQSQEVNPRLSTTTSRTILTQKIVTPEDYLDPYWNIKNSKFRNPAKDSSDQSNDSKFDYGHKEYADDYTVEIPKPGGLVGLYSDHGWSVAKPNTGYSYGDSGDTSEESGDGDFSIGYSTIDPRLGTPLLLSATRRKPAKLSISSIGNTHNSASQSISFRSKPDFQVMQGFKLLNLVRNKNRFVRKTTAATSTINDYQDSTAMSDRPSKAFTSYGVDYEDFIDAENQVYSDCGKIYNNIYNIGRESGELDKGTSPWLTLVVLTRSRQSILCYATLVHPQAAVTAADCVYGTAPGEVSIITGAFDLSEENAKTEHRLTTVITHPQYKPGQLSGNLAVLHWKRPLTLGRNVQPACMSDPHVGDDCYFVGWGGYDEGIRQRPHWQRAFILSPKICNVRLAKLDVQLPTDAFCASVDSSRTVTGVGGPLICMNNGRQSIVGVAVWRDNVILTLPVLEWTARIVEDIVN from the exons ATGTTCGtgaaattatacatttcccttttattcggtttagtttcATCACAATTAAATGGTGAATTCTGGTGGCTCAATGAAAAAGTTGCACAATTGTACAATATAGAGCCGCCGCATCCTATGTTCGATGACGTGAGTGAATTCGATACGGATGAaagtgttaaaattatttttagagaCGCCGATGTTAGTATCGAAGCTAATGAAGATATAGAAAAGCCTCCTAATATTTCGAACAATAGCACggaaaatatgacactaaacatttatttccaaGATCAGAGTTCATTGGCTAAACCTATTTCTTTAacaataaatgataatttaagCGATAAATTAACGAGTGAAGATTCGAATAAAAGTAGTAACGATGAAGTCGTGCCTACTCCCattaataacttttcatcaacACCTCCTGCACTGCTTAATAAAGATCATAATGaagatgttttaaattttgtgtttCCCGATGACAATGCATTGGAGTGGGATGACAAAACTGAATTTGATTCAACCCAAATTAATGGCCTAACAACCAATAAGCCAGACCCAACTACCACTTcctttaaaaatgataataaactCATGGATAGTGAAAGCATTTGTACTTTTATAACAACTGTTGTATGTTTAAAAAGGCGAGGAAATCCGTATTCATTTAATGGAAG ACCCCTATCGCAGCAAAAGGTTAGTGATGACCAAGTAATTTGCTGTATACTGCCCATTAAAGCGTATGATGCTTCGAGGATATTATTTCCAAAtatggaaattaaaaaatacaagcgTTTTAAGCGCTCAAACACTGATACAGAAAATAGTGCTTTGAAGCAAAGAAATGCTTTAATGAGGCGTAAATATCAATCCCAAGAAGTTAATCCGAGACTATCAACAACAACTTCCCGAacgatactgacacaaaaaatagttactcCTGAAGATTACTTGGATCCATACTGGAATATTAAAAACTCTAAATTTAGAAATCCTGCTAAAGACAGTAGCGACCAGAGCAATGATTCAAAATTCGATTATGGACATAAAGAATATGCAGACGACTATACAGTTGAAATTCCTAAGCCTGGTGGCTTAGTCGGTTTATATTCCGATCACGGCTGGTCTGTTGCTAAACCAAATACTGGCTATTCATATGGAGATTCTGGTGATACGAGTGAAGAAAGTGGTGATGGGGACTTTTCGATTGGATATTCTACAATTGATCCGAGGCTTG gtaCCCCTTTGTTACTATCTGCAACCAGACGAAAACCAGCAAAGTTATCAATTTCGTCGATTGGAAATACTCATAACTCAGCCAGTCAATCAATAAGTTTTAGGTCAAAACCGGATTTCCAAGTGATGCAAGGTTTTAAACTTCTAAATTTGGTGCGAAATAAAAACAGATTTGTTCGAAAAACTACAGCTGCAACTTCAACAATTAATGACTACCAAGATAGTACAGCTATGAGCGATAGACCATCAAAAGCTTTTACTAGTTATGGTGTCGATTATGAAGACTTTATTGATGCAGAAAATCAAGTATACAGTGATTGTGGAAAAATCTATAACAACATCTATAATATAG GTAGAGAATCTGGTGAGTTAGACAAAGGTACTAGTCCATGGCTGACGCTCGTTGTTTTAACGAGAAGCCGTCAGAGTATTCTCTGCTATGCGACACTAGTTCATCCCCAGGCTGCTGTTACTGCTGCTGATTGTGTTTACGG aaCCGCTCCTGGTGAAGTCAGCATTATTACAGGCGCTTTTGATTTATCCGAAGAAAATGCTAAAACTGAGCATCGTCTTACCACTGTTATAACACATCCACAATACAAGCCCGGACAATTATCCGGAAACCTAGCAGTTTTA cATTGGAAGCGACCGTTGACTTTGGGAAGGAATGTGCAACCAGCGTGCATGTCGGACCCGCATGTTGGTGACGACTGCTACTTCGTTGGATGGGGAGGTTACGATGAAG GAATTCGCCAGCGGCCACACTGGCAACGTGCTTTTATACTTTCGCCAAAAATTTGCAATGTTCGGTTAGCTAAGCTTGATGTGCAACTACCGACTGATGCATTTTGCGCTTCCGTTGACTCCTCCAGGACCGTG ACGGGTGTCGGTGGTCCGTTAATATGTATGAACAATGGCCGTCAATCCATAGTGGGAGTAGCAGTATGGCGAGATAACGTGATACTAACATTACCTGTGTTGGAATGGACCGCTCGGATAGTCGAAGATATTGTTAACTAA